The window cactttaaaaccctttcacatgggtggtaatatcttcttcgggagccgggATCACCACTTCTTctggctcgcatcgaccgggAACCGACAAGGCTTTGTCGGTCTTAAAATTAGAAGTAAGAACGCACCCcccgggaacgcactcctcaAGTCATGGCTCCACTAGTGTTTTGTCGCCGACAGGCCGCGATGAAGAAgcgttttctttttgaggaacagtttttgacgttttcgccattttggatttgaagattaaaaatagagggagatgataagatttggtaTTCTAAGAAGAGTTTTAGCAGTGAGAATCGCAAATTTGAAAATGAAGAACTCATCAGATGCAAAAAAGAACTTAGTGGATTTGGAAATTGGGAATTTAAAAGTAACAATGGTGAAGAGAGGAGTTATTTATAGAGTTGGCGATGACGGTTCAATATCGGcaatggccgaccatcgtctgacacacatttaatggCTTGGTAACTGAACCGATGGGATatttatcacgtacgtcatggtcgggctcgatggaGACGTCAGTGTGTATCTAATCATGTCGTtcaaaaatcatatcgtttctcccCACATATTTTCTGAGAaatgagggaactatctgtatacggtcaaatccGAGTTTGCCCTTCGAGTAATTGGTCGAGATTGAAACATGATGAACCGAGGGTCATCATTATGACATCAAGATAAGGAGTAAAACCGGGTTATCGACCTCAAGATACCGAGCTCGAATCAATATccagctcgagtcaatatcgagttaTGATCTGAAGTAGTGTTATCGAGCTCAAaagccagagaccgatcaatactgAGCTCGAATCAATATCAAGCTCGAGGTCTAGAGATCGACCGATACCGACCAAGACCGAGCCaagagacaaagagccgttgtagccTCACCtgggagagaatctcgacgggaattaaggaaaagctaatCAATTATTCTATCATggaatccccactatgtattttttattatatccaaagtagaatTCTTCCACTATATGAAGAGTGGGTATTATATTTTGTAAGGGACATTGAACATCCGAAAAAGAGATCTAAACATTCATACACTTATATTTCAAGATTATTACATTGATATATAGTTGTTTGGAGATATTATCCTTTTAGGGAGCTTGGTCATTGATTCATCTTACTcgtttataaatcattctctaatcaatttggtttgtatttcttTCCTTTTTGCGATAAACATTCGATATATCTCTACTTATCTTTCCGGTTTGTACCAATTTATACCGTGTGTCTTtagaaccacgtataaattcaactctatccgtttttcgggtaaacattcTCACCATAAAATTCAGATAGAACACAGTATTTTCTGGACTTCACCCAAAATCTATCACTTATTTAGTATTATTACTAGTATTTTTCAGAAGAAAGCCTATCCACAAGTAAATCATCTGATATCCATATCCACaaaaattgaaccaaagccaaaGAAACAACGTAAACAAACAGCACTAAGATTCATTCAAAATCTGTATACGTCAAACCAGCAATTTTCTCCGGCAAAGGCGGACAATATTCTCCCCATCTGGTCCTTTATATGCATGGATTTGAAAAGTTTCTTTAGGTGAACGTAGAGTGACATTTTTAACTTTAACAGTCATAAAAAATTCACGGCATTCGGCCAAAATAAAGTTCACTTTTTCAACATACAAGACCTCGTACTTGTAAACCTGCAAGGCACGTAGAAAATACTGTAAGGACACTTGGGGTGAGGGAGATTGTTCAACCAGAGCAAAGATAATAAGATGAATAAAGGCATACATTGGTTTCTTTACAGTTGTAATCCTGAATAGCATGGTTTGCCAGTTCCATCAGCAAGTCAGTTTCTTTCTCAAAATCCAGGTATGGTATAAACATAGCTGCCTTGGCTTTACCCGGATAGATGTCAATGTCGAAACCCTGCCAAATAAGCCAATCAGTCATGAATTCATACTCAAGCGGTAACAAGAAGGGGGTCATAATTGAAGCCGAAAGTCAAAGAAGCTGATATTCAATCAAGTAAAGAAGTTTTAAGTTGTGGAGCTAATATGCTCTTTTAGAATTTGGTCTATTTGCTTAATAAAATAAAGAGAACAGGGGCTAATCAAATCACTTGAACACTATGACTAAAAGTACCACCAAAACAGCCATGAATTCCTAAATTTATTTTAACACGTAACCAAGTAAACCCCATAATATTTTCTGCCACACTTAAGCCTCTAAAAAAAATTAAGGAGCTCAGACTGAGCAGAGCTTGGGATATTACAAATAATTAGTTGTTAAGAATACTCAAACAATAAGCAGGCTAAACAACTAATCAAAGTCTAAAAATATACTCCTAATATTAAGAACAGCCTTAGCCAACTAAAACTGGGAAAAACTGGGAAAAAATTGGAATTGTTGAAAGTGAAAACTATTGTAAGCTCTAATTAGAAATTTGACCAGCTCCTACCGTCTAAGACTAATCTGAAACAATGATTCATTCCTCAAAAGGTTGCAAATTGGCAATAAAGTTTATGAGCGTAACAGATTTACAGTTATTaccacaaataaaataaaataaaacaatcataggTTTGTGTGCGTGCATCTGATGTGTGTGTATACATATAATGCAAGATTAGAAAAAAAGAGTAGTGAAAGAAGACGAACATCCGAAGCAAAAACCTGACCAAACAAGAACCTGCGGGGCAGTCCCCTCTGCCAGTCAAGTAGTTCTTCTGCAAAACATGGCGAAAATTGCCTCGATTCACTATCGGCCATTTCTTCGGAACTATCGACCAAACCCTAGTACCAACAATTTCCCATATATGCTAAATATATATACTAGGAGTAGTATAGAAAAATAGTGCCGGGGGGCGGAGCACACTTGTAAATTACTTATTACaatattttctttgcctttctcGTCCCTATAATAATTTTCTTTATGAGTTTATATATCCAAACTGTATTTTTATTTCTCCTCAATCTCCTACTTTACTTTACtaactatttatatatatatatatatatatatatatattataaaagtgAGAAGCTCAAAAATGAAAAGTTGAATTACCAAATTACTTTTCTATATGACTTATAATTTAtttagaaaatttaaaaaatataacgcTACAAACATCACTAAATCAGTGTTTCATACCCCCTTCATTAATAGTCACAACCGTTCAAATTACAGAGCTAAAAGTAATAAATCATCACTTCCTTAATCTAAAGAAATAAATCGTTACTTACCAAGGCTAAAGAAACAAATCATGACTTTTCATTCTTTTGATACTTTTCTATAAAAGTTAAATTACTGAAATGCCCTTCTTAAAAATCTaatatttattaataaaaaaattattttaattgtaaGTGCCTTTTCTAAAAGGTTATGTCATTttaatctatctatatctatatctatattattataaaagcacgaataatttatgttaaatgttgaacgactaaaatattcTCAAAATATTAATCGACTTTTATGACCTTAAATATTTGTACAATTTAAGGATATAATTGTAAATCGCCCAAAACGACTAAAACATCCTCAAAATATTAATCGACTTTTATGACCTTAAATATTTATACAATTTAAAGATATAATTGTAAATCGCACAAGACTAGAATTCTTTTTCGATTTAAACTGCACATATGTCGACCCTACAAAGTTGATTTTGGGTTCATTTGAGACTTTATCGGTTTGGACTATTCCTTTTAATCTTGAGTTTGGATTATATTAATTGGTATGACAATAGACGAAGTATtgatctttttttcttctttgttactGACTTTTTCTCAAGTAGTTTATGCATGATAAAATTTTATTATCTAAAAATATTTCTAAAACATTAGTCGACTTTTAATTAAGGATAAATATGTAAATAACCTAAGTCTGAAATTCTTTTTCGATTTAAACTATACATACGCCGACCCTACAAATATGATATTTGTCAAATTCTCTTGGACATTATCATTTTGAACTTTTTATATTAATAGGTATCACAGCCTAAGATATCAATGGGAATAGAAGACATGATGGGATGCTTTTTGATTTCATGGGAATATAAGACATGATGCTGATGGGTATCTTGTAGCATATATTTTACCTTTTCTTTTTAAATCGTATCATTAAAATAGATTTAAGCCGAATAATAGATAATAAACCAAATCAAGTTTCAGCTTTTTGAATTTATAAAAACACATTTCGATAAATTAGACTTTTATTAACAACTACTGGAGCAAGTTGTAATGGAGCGAAGCCACTTGATTAGATGCAAGATCGGAAGTTTTATAACTTTTGACACAAGATATTCTGTGCATCGCACGAACATAAATGcctaatattattataaaagcatgaatacaatgtcggtttacagAAATGACCtcataatattaagcataataactcataataaaaggacagaatcgaaattctaaatattagccttataatcctattagttttaggacataatactacacattaggaatcctacatgattacctttaggaatcctattagtataattattttcggggtgtctaattcatataaaattaaacaagtaaatatctttagtcatgtaatcctattacttttaggatatacttcttaaaaaattatattactaatttaattttaaaacgtattataatgtcctattactaatttaatttgagaatgtattatattgtccaaattcatttagaaaaaggagagcttatattattataaacgcataaatacaatattaatataccaaaatagccctaaaatattaagcgaaagaactcatagggaaaggacataactgtaataacctatttttgtactacaataccttctatgctaatttttaatatttaaaattttaaaattaataaaatattatctattaaattagtattaaaaaatatataggaaagtttaataaaattaattttataagaatcctccgtatttGCAGTACATTACCACTCTATAATGTCCAAtactaataaaaaataaaaataatattaaatggactggataaagagttgaaattgagaaaaagatACCCTCACattaatatattttaattttatatttaaactattttcctactcaaataatatttttttatcaaattttcgtgtaatatttaaaaatacccaattattaaacaacaactaataaaatatttaagaatataaatgtatgataaagagagaaaaaaaatagttggtaagagtcaataccactaatgattctacaaacataacgatctaaaagtgaaatatcatatcaatcttttactctttgaaaataaaatttatgatggataaaattataattaagattaaatattcaaaacaaaagatgaactaatattaaaattcgaatcaacataaaataaattatttttatgttaaacCTCTAAaagtgcaacgcacgttcatagatactagtatgTAACTATATATCCAAATTTGAACTCTGTTCATTCGTTGCCTTAATTAGTTGAAAAACAAAACGCTGcctttaataaaaaataataataatgtgtatatatataatttttcttcaaaaacttcTAAAGGTTTCCGAGATTTGTTGACATGCGGTGAGTGCACTGGATGGGCTCTAGCTTTTCAAGAGTTCCTGTAAGAATTCCTTTTCATTCAGATGGTTCTTCGTTTTGATAATAAATGACAAATGATAGTACTACTtccatgaaaaatttataaatagtAGTTACTAATAAGTAGTATGTCTTCTTTTAATAggttctttaataattgttacaAAGATCCTGTAACGATCCAATCAgtcgtttcgacttttagaactccatttccttaaataaaactccccgaatgtatttttaatgatttatgacttgcggggatggttggttcgggatttggttatgtttgggttgaaatcggaacacttggttccttaagttaaccttaaaagactaagtttgacttcggtcaacattttgagaaaacgacctcggaatcgggatttgacggttccaataggttcgtatgatgatttcggacttgggagtatgttcaAATCGGATTTTAGATAACCCGGGAgagttttggcgcttaatagtgaaaatcaactatttgaaggtttaaagttctttaaaattagtttggagtaggtttttgagtaattgaagtccgt is drawn from Nicotiana tomentosiformis chromosome 12, ASM39032v3, whole genome shotgun sequence and contains these coding sequences:
- the LOC104084711 gene encoding uncharacterized protein isoform X2; protein product: MADSESRQFSPCFAEELLDWQRGLPRRFLFGQGFDIDIYPGKAKAAMFIPYLDFEKETDLLMELANHAIQDYNCKETNVYKYEVLYVEKVNFILAECREFFMTVKVKNVTLRSPKETFQIHAYKGPDGENIVRLCRRKLLV
- the LOC104084711 gene encoding uncharacterized protein isoform X1 translates to MADSESRQFSPCFAEELLDWQRGLPRRFLFGQVFASDGFDIDIYPGKAKAAMFIPYLDFEKETDLLMELANHAIQDYNCKETNVYKYEVLYVEKVNFILAECREFFMTVKVKNVTLRSPKETFQIHAYKGPDGENIVRLCRRKLLV